The genomic stretch AGTAGTTTGACCAGTTTGTTCCGAACTGGAATTCCAGAATTAATCCGGTAGCCACGCCGATGGCAAAGTTTATACCGAACAGTTTCATCCAGAATTTAGTGGCATTCATCCAATTTTGATCACCCGTTTTTACCCACATGGTTTCCATGATAGCGAGCATCAAGGCTAACCCCAAGGTCAGGGGTACGAACATGTAATGGTAGATTGCTGTCATGGCAAATTGCCATCGTGACCACTCCACCAGAGTGGTTGTTGTCAGATCAAGAAGCATAATATTAAGGTTTTGTTGTTAATTCTTCAAAAACATGATTACTTTTCTCCTCGGCACTGTCATAGTGGGAGTTGAGGTAATTGGGCATTAACCAAAGTTTAAAGACTAAAAACATGATACATAGCTTAATAATGATAATAAGCCAAAGAGTTCTTCCCCACCGGGGCATATTCCTGAATCCGTCGTAATATAGATCCCAAGCTTTTCTTAGCATACACGACTTTATTTTGTTATTTATCCATTAAAGAACGTAATCAAAGATAAAAATGTTTTCTTGATTTCCATGTTTTTTTCGCATAAATAATACCTATGTGCCGATAGAATAAATTTATTTGTCTATTTTTGAAGTAAGAAATATGTAACGTCGAGTTGCTTTTGTCGTAACTGGAGTGTTGTTTGTTACTTTGTAAAGATTGAATTATGAATAATATAGGAAAATATTGTCTGGGAGGGTTCGCTTTGGCGATCGTGGGATTTTTGTGTTGGTATTTTTCTTCCATAATAGCTTATATCTTGATTGCCGTGATCATCTCTTTTTTAGGACGACCGGTGATGAATTGTTTGGAGCGCTTGGAAATTAAGGGGTATCATATACCAGAAGGTTTGCGAGCTGCGATAGCTCTGATTTGTATTTGGGTGGTATTCATCCTTTTCTTTTACACGGTGATCCCGTTAGTGAGCCAAGAATTTCAGTCGTTGAGTGATATTAGTATCACGAATATCGTGAACAAGCTTGAAGATCCTTTGGCCGATTTGGAGCAGGGATTGAAACGGTTTGGAATTCTTGAATCGGATCAGGACGTGAAGGAATATATCGTGACGAACTTGAAGTCGGTGGTGGATGTTACGCAGATTCAAAATATGTTCGGTTCTTTGGCGGGTACGATCAGTAGTATTTTCATTGCCTTGTTTTCCGTGACCTTCATGGCATTCTTTTTCCTGAAGGATAGCAAGTTATTTTACCGGATGTTATTGACTATCGTGCCGACACGTTATGGGGAAGGTGTGGGGAATGCGTTGGATTCGATTCAAAGATTGCTGATGCGTTATTTTATCGGGATTACCTTCGAGGTGCTGATCGTGATGGGTTTAAATATATTGGGATTAACGATTGTGGGGCTACCGTTTAATAATGCGGTGCTGATTGGTTTGATCACGGGGATTACGAATGTAATTCCTTATATCGGGCCTCTGATCGGGGCGGCCTTCGGGTTGTCTGTCGGGATTGCGACGAATGTGGATGTCGATTTCTACACGGTAGTATTTCCCTTGTTGATATACATGAGTATCGTTTTCATTATTACCCAGTTGATTGATAATGTGGTGTTACAGCCTCTGATTTACGGGAATAGTGTTCACGCTCACCCGATGGAGATTTTTTTGGTGATACTGATTGCAGGAAATTTGGCGGGTATACCGGGAATGATCTTGGCGATACCGGGGTATACGGTTTTAAGGGTAATATTAAGAGAATTCTTTAATAAATATAAACTGGTTAAGTCATTGACCAAAGGCCTGGAAGATGAAAAGTGAAAACTAAAAGCGAAGTCTAATTCACTTTTAGTTTTCACTTTTATCTTTTACTTTAAATCACCCCTCGCATCCGATCCTCAAAAGCAGAAAGTGCGGCTTTTGCTCCTTCTCCCATGGCGATGATGATTTGTTTGTAGGGTACGGTGGAGACATCTCCTGCGGCATAGATTCCCGGAATATTTGTGCGGCAATGCGTGTCGATGGCGATTTCTCCCATTCGATTCGTGTCGACTACATCCCGGAAAACGCCGCTATTAGGCATTAAACCGATCTGAACGAAAATTCCGTCCAATTCAATGGTACGAACCTCTTCGGAGGTCCGGTCTTTTACCCGGATGCCTGTTACCTTATCCCCGTTGCCGATAACTTCAAGTGTTTGCGAATTGACAAAGACTTCCACGTTGGGTAAGCTTTTTAGTTTTTCCTGTAACACTTGATCGGCCTTTAAATTGTCCAAAAATTCCAATACGGTAACTTTTGAACATATTCCTGCCAAATCAATGGCAGCTTCTATCCCTGAATTGCCCCCTCCTACAACTGCAACGTGTTTGCCTTTGTAGAATGGCCCGTCACAATGCGGGCAGAACGCGACGCCTCTACCGATATACTCGGCCTCACCTGATACGTTCAGTTTTCTCCAACTGGCTCCGGTAGCTACGATAACAGCCGGTGCGGAGAATTTCTCCCCGGTAGCCGTGGAAAGTATTTTTTGTTTGTCCTCTAATGCTATTTTTTCAATCTGCCGATGTTCCAGCAGGTCAATCGGGTAACATTGTAAATGTGTCCGTAAATTGTCTGCCAATTGATTACCTGTTGTTTCCGGTACGGAAATTAGGTTTTCAATTCCCACGGTTTCTTTGACTTGTCCCCCGATACGTTCCGCTATGACTGCCACGTTCAAACCCTTGCGTGCGGAGTAAATGGCGGCAGCCGAACCTGCCGGTCCTCCTCCTAAAACGATGACATCATAACTTTTTTCTTTTACCTCTAACGTGTTTTCCTCTATTCCGTATTGAGTCTCAAGTTTGTTTAATAATTCACCGAATTCCCCTCTTCCGACATGGAGGAGTTTTCCATCAGCGAACACGGAAGGTACTCCTTGTATCTTTAATTTTTCTACTTCATCTTGGTAGATTGCCCCGTCGACCATTTCGTGATGGATTTGCGGGTTTAAAGTAACCATTGCATTCAGCGCTTGTACGACATCCGGACAGTTGGTACAAGTTAAAGATACGTAAGTTGTCAGGTGTATGGGGCCTTTCAATGCTTTCACCCGGTTGCAGATGGTCTTATCCGGAAAATTCTTCCCTTTCCCGTCTGCATTCATAATAGCAAGTAGGAGGGAGGTGAACTCGTGGCCATTGGGAACTCCCCGGAATTTGATGCCTGTGGGTTCTCCGTTTTTCAGTAAAGAGAACTCCAGTTCTTTTCCCTCTTTAATCTGGCAAGATATTTTATCTGAACATTCAGCCACGTCTGCCAGCATTTCCGTTAATTCCTGCCAACTTTCGTGTTGAGGGGCCACGGCAATATCCAATGTGTATCGAGCCTCTAAAACAGCGAAAATATTTTTAAGTTGATCTTTCAAAGAGGTATCTAGCATATAATTTAGAATTTGAAATTTAGAATTTAAAATGGGGAAAGGTGGGATAAAGAGGGGGTGTATCATAACACCCCGTGGAAGATTCTTGTTAGATTTTTCCGACTAAATCGATGCTTGGTTTCAGTGTATTTGCTCCTTTTTTCCATTTTGCAGGACAAACTTCGTTCGGGTGTTCTGCCACGAATTGAGCAGCTTCAACCTTCCGAAGTAATTCGTCCGCGTTACGCCCAATGTTGTTGTCGTGGATTTCTGCAATTTTAATCTTTCCTTCTGGGTTTACCACGAATGTTCCGCGATAAGCCATCCCGTCTTCCTCGATCATGACCCCGAAGGCACGGCTCAATACTCCGGTCGGGTCTGCCAACATCGGGTATTTGATTTTGCGAATGCTTTCAGAGGCATCATGCCATGCTTTGTGTACGAAATGAGAATCCGTGCTTACAGAGTAAACTTCTACTCCCATTGCTTTGAATTGCTCGTATTTCTCTGCCACGTCAACTAATTCGGTCGGGCAAACGAAGGTAAAGTCTGCGGGGTAGAAAAAGAAGATCGCCCACTTGCCTTTTACGTCTTCGCTACTTATTGTTTTGAACTCTCCGTTGTGAAATGCCTGAACTTTGAACTTAGGAAGTTGTGAATTGATAATTGGTTCCATTGTTTTTTATTTTTATAATTGATTCTTGTTTTTATTTTCTCAATACAAAAATATATCATTTATTTTTATTAAAACAATAAATTTGATTGAATTATTCTATATTTGGATAGGTAAAACTAATAAGTAAAAGTAATTGTTTGATTATTAGCGAGAATTGCTTTCCTCATAGCTTCGAATATGATTGGGAGGATGATGGATTGAATAGTGTCATCATGTGAGGGGGTAAAAAACGAAGTGCATCTTAAAAAACAAGTTTCATTTTTAAGATGCACTTCAACATGGGTAGATTTTTTTAGATCAAGGCAATGTCCAATACTTCCCGAATGTGGTCAACGAAGTGGAATTTAATGCCTTTTACGTATTCTTTTTTAATCTCGTCAATGTCTTTTTTGTTTTCCCGGCAAAGGATGATCTCTTTGATCCCGGCACGTTTGGCAGCTAGGATCTTTTCCCGGATACCTCCCACGGGGAGAACTTTGCCTCTCAACGTGATTTCTCCGGTCATGGCTAAAGCCTTCTTTACCTTTCTTCCGGTTAGCGATGAGGCTAACGAGGTGACCATGGTGATACCTGCCGAGGGGCCGTCTTTAGGTACGGCACCTGCCGGAACGTGAATATGGACATTATGTTCTTCCACGGCAGAGGGCTGTATTCCCAGTTCTTCAGCGTGCGATTTGATATATTCTAATGCCAAGGTGGCAGACTCTTTCATCACATCACCTAGGCTTCCTGTCATGGTTAGGACACCTTTGCCCTTGCTGATACTTGATTCCACGTAAAGAATTTCACCACCCACGGCTGTCCATGCCAAACCGGTAACCACTCCGGGTAACTCGTTACCTTGGTATTCTTCCCGGGTGAAGATGGGTGTACCCAAGTATTCTTCCACCGTAGCTTTTGTCGGTTTAATCGTGAAAGACGGATCCATAGCCACCTTTTTTGCCACTTGACGCATGATCTTTGCCAAGGTCTTATCTAATCCCCGTACTCCTGATTCCCGGGTGTATTTATCGATGATGAAGTTTAGTATATCATCGGTAAACTCAATTTGTTCTGCTTTTAGCCCGTGATTCACCAGCTGTTTGGGTATCAAATGCCGTTTGGCAATCTCTATTTTTTCTTCCATGAGGTAACCGCTCACCTCGATCATTTCCATACGGTCTCTTAACGGGGGAGCAATCGTCGAAATGTCGTTTGCCGTGGCGATAAACATGACTTTTGATAAGTCGTAGTCTACGTCCAGATAGTTATCATGGAAGGTCGTGTTCTGTTCCGGATCAAGCACTTCCAATAGCGCCGATTGTGGGTCTCCCCGAAAGTCTTGGCCAACTTTGTCAATTTCGTCCAGTATGAATACGGGATTTGATGTACCCGCTTTCTTGATACTTTGAATGATTCGTCCGGGCATGGCTCCAATATAGGTGCGACGGTGTCCCCGGATTTCGGATTCATCGTGTAAACCTCCCAATGACATACGTACAAACTCCCGGTTGAGTGCCCGAGCTACGGATTTTCCCAAGGAAGTCTTGCCGACTCCCGGAGGGCCGTACAGGCACAGGATCGGGGATTTCATATCTCCTTTCAGCTTCAGTACGGCGAGGTACTCGAGAATTCTCTCTTTCACCTTATCCAGTCCGTAATGATCGGCATCCAGTATCTCGGATGCTTTCTTCAAGTCGAAATTATCCTCGGAATAGTGTTCCCAGGGTAACTCGGTCAATTCTTTCACGTAATTGAATTGCACGGAATAGTCCGGGGTGGAAGGATTTTGGCGTTTCAATTTTTGAAGTTCTTTTTCGAAAATTTCCTGCACGTTCTTTCCCCACTTTTTCTTTTGGGCCGCTTCTTCCAATTCTTGAAGATCTTCATCTACCGGATTGGCTCCCAGCTCGTTTTGGATGGTCTTCATCTGCTGGTGGAGCAAGTATTCCCGTTGCTGTTTATCCAGATCGACTTTCACCTTCTTCTGGATGTCTTCTTTGAGTTCCAGAATCTTGACTTGTTTGCCTAAAAGTTCCAGTAATTTGGTTGCCCGTTCTTTCAGGATGTCAATTTCCAGTAATTCCTGTTTATTCCGGTAGTCAATATCCGTGTTAGAGGAAATGAAATTGATCAAGAATAGCATACTCTCGATGTTTTTCAAGGCGAAGCCGGCCTCGTTCGGGATGTTGCTGGAGTATTTTACGATCTTGAGGGCCATCTCCTTTAAAGCCTCTCCGATGGCATTATACTCTTGGTCATCCTCCTTGATTGTATCCTCTTGCTTGACAGTGATCTTTCCCACGTGGTAGGGTTCATCATACAGGATGTCATCGAGTTCGAATCTCTTTTTACCTTGTATGATAGCCGTTGTGGTTCCATCCGGCATTTCCAGTATCTTCAAAACGGTTGCAACTGTACCGATCGTGTATAAGTCTTCCAGTTTCGGGTTTTCGGTGTTGGTGTCTCTTTGGGCGATAACACCGAAAGGTACGCTGCTTTTATACACGTAACGGATGAGTTTCAATGATTTTTCCCTGCCAATATTTATAGGAATTATGACGCCCGGGAACAGAACCGTGTTCCGTAGCGGTAAAATTGGCAGAGTGTCTGGAATATCCGTGTGGTCGTTGAGCATCTCCTTCTCGTCTCCCAAGATGGATAAATAATCTTGATTATCGTCCGCCAAGTTTTCTTGTAAAATATCTTTTAAATCTATTTTATTCATTATGATCTCCTTATCTCGATTGTTTTAAACTTTTCCACATTTGGTTTATTTCCGGTTTTCCCGTGGTTAGCCTTGTTTCAAAAAACTGACATTTTGACAAAAAGGTACTGAAAAATAAACCACTACATCATAGGACAATTCTTATGCCAAAGATTTTTTTTGTGAAATATGATGCATTTGTTACTTTTGTGTGCAAATATAAAACACACAATGAAAATAATTTTGTTTGATGATAAAAGTTGGGGTACTTTACGACCCTTGACTTTTACTCGTCCGATTTCTGAATTGAGGGTTGGAATTCTCACGATCCGGGAAAAGTGGGAAAAGCGGTTTGGGGATAAGGTTGCATATCTGACTAAAGACTACCTTCAGGAAAAGTTCCCGTTGTCTGTGGAAGACGATAATTTGCTTATCAATAGTTCGGTATGTCCGAATGATGAATTGATGCAGAAAATCAGGTTTTTACAGGCTGGAGAGATGTTATTACAGGGTGATTGTCTGATCGCCGTGCGGATGGGTATACAGGATGTTGCAACCTTTGATCCGATGGCTATACCCGATTTTACACGTAAAGAATACACGGGAGAGTTTACCCGTGTTGTTTATCCTTACCATTTGTTTTCACTGAATGCCCAAGAATTGGAGGTTGATTTCCGATTGATTACGGAAGGGCGTGAGAGTGCCCTGTTGAATAGTTGCGTGCAGGTGTACGGGAAGTACCCCGTTTTCGTGGAAGAGGGGGCTGTTGTGCGCTGTGCGGTAATTAACACGGAAGGAGGCCCGGTATATATCGGTAAAGATGCCGAGATTATGGAAGGTGTTCTCGTGCGAGGACCGTTGGCGATGTGCGAACATTCGGTGTTGACGATGGGTGCCAAGGTGTATGGGGCGACAACTTTAGGTCCGTATTGCAAATGCGGGGGTGAGGTGAACAACGTTGTGATGATTGGTTATTCGAATAAGGCTCATGACGGTTTCCTCGGGAATTCCGTGCTGGGCGAGTGGTGTAACATTGGTGCCGGGACGAATAATTCCAATCTGAAAAACACTTACGTGGAGGTGAAGTTGTGGGATTACGAGACCAAGCATTTCCGTCGAACCGGACTTCAATTCTGCGGTCTGATCATGGGTGACCATGCTAAACTAGGTATTTCCACCATGATTAATACTGGAACGGTGATCGGTGTGGGTACCAATATTTTCGGTTCGGATTTTCCCCGGAATTTCGTTCCTTCCTTCTCATGGGGTGGTGCCAGTGGATTCACGGAGCATAAAATGAATCAATTCGTTTCCACGGCTGAAGCTGTTATGAAACGCCGGAACAAAACGTTTGATGATGTCGATCGCCGGATTATCGAACATGTGTTTGCAGATCCTGAACGGTAGATGATCATGTGTAATCCTAAGGTAATCCCAATGATGACATTTCGGATTACCTTGGGAGTCACTTGTGGTAATGTAGAAAATACATACTTTAGAAAACTTTATCTTCCCCTTTATATAAGATGGATCCCCTAGGTCATAACTGCATATTCCAGTACGAAAACATGGGCGTGTTAGGTAATATTTGTAGTTTATGGCTATCATTACGAATGTAGTGAAATAATTTATATTTATACGAATGTTTTTCACTATATTTGTGAATAGTTGAAATGCATACTTAAAAGATTATGGATATAAAAAATATCAACACGATAGCATTTTACAACATTCGATTATTATTAAGGGAAAAATTATTATGGTTTTATACCTTAGGGATGTATATCGTGATCTTGTTTGCTCAATTGAGTAATCAGAGTATTTTAGGGAGGTATTCGTTTTGCGTTGCGGATTTTTCCTCATCTGTCCCGTTTATGAATACTTTCTTTTTCTTGATTTTTCAAACGCTTCCTTTGGTGATTTTGAGTTGTCACTTTTTGAGTAAAAAACGTTATGTGGATAGCATGGAAACGGTGTACTATCGGCCGGAAAGTAATGCGGAATACGTGTGTGGCGTGTTTATTGCTTTTATTAGTGTGTTTGGTGGTGCGGCAGTACTTTCGTTGTTGATGATTATGGTGATGCATCTGTTGTTTATGCCTTTCCCGTTGGGTGGAATTTACTATCTATTTTATTTGTTTTTGATGGTTATGCCGGCCCTTGTATTCATGCTGGGACTTTCTTTTTTTGTTATTACTTGGTTAAAGAATCGGGTGTTGAGTATGATTCTTCTCCTTGGATTTTTAGTGTCCACGATATTTTATATTTCAGATTATCAATTCGGTTTGTTGGATCCGTTGGGGCTTTCTTTACCGAGTGCCTTTTCCAGGATAACAGGCCATTCTGATATGTTGGGTTATCTTTTACAGCGAGGGGCATGTTTTTTCTTGGGGCTTGGTTTTGTCGGGTTGACCATTTTAAAATTCGATCGAATTCCGAACCGACCTTGTAGTCGTTGTAAATGGATAATGGCTTTCTTTTTTTTGATCATGGGGGTGGTGTGTGGAAGTTCTTTTTTCTTTTTGCGGCAGGATGAATTTCGTGAACGTTTGAATTATAGATCTATTTACGAAAAATATTCTTCTTACCCGAAAGCTTATCTTGAGTCTCAGGATATTGATTATGAGCAACGAGAGGATGAAATGTTTGTGAATACAAAACTCGTTGTGCGGAATTGTACGGGGGTGGAACTTGACAAGGTGTTGCTTTACTTGAATCCGAGTTTGGAGGTGACTTCCTTGTTCATAAATGGAACGACTTCCCTTTATGAACGGGAAAAGCAAGTGATTGACGTACCGGCGAGATTGTCCCCCGGGGATTCGTTGCTATTGGAACTATCTTATAAAGGTCAAATCGACGAGAGAATTTGTTATCTGAATGTTCCGGATGCAGAAATCGCAGATACACGCGAGCGTATGTATTTGGCTTGTCGTTTGGGGAAACGTTATTCGTATTTACGAAAAGATTTTACTTTGTTGATCCCGGAGGTTTTGTGGTACCCGACGACTGTTCCTCCGGAAAATCCGGGTTCCCCGTATGATAATTCTAGGGATTTTACTCGTTACTCGTTGCGAGTACGTAATTACGGGAAAAATAAAGTTATTTCCCAGGGAATGCGAATGAAAAAGGGGGATCAACTTGTGTTTCGGAATGAATCCCCGTTGCCGGGTCTCACGCTTAATATAGGCGATTACGTTACCCGGCAGTTGATTGTGGATAGTGTGACTTACGAGCTTCACGTGTGGCGTAAACACGCTTCATTGTTAAAACTATTGAACGATCGGTTGTTACCTTCTCCTGTACGAGAGGGAACTTCTGCGAGGTCAATTATCCGTGGAGCTCGTCACGTGGCTGAAATTTCTGCGGGGAATAAATATCCTTATAAACGTTTTCAATTTGTGGAAACACCCTTGGATTTTACCTCTTATTTCCGTAATGAGATGAAGTGTAGTGGGTTTGTGCAGCCTGAAGTTTTGTATTTCCCTGAACGAGGATTCGGGACTAAAATATTTTC from Butyricimonas virosa encodes the following:
- a CDS encoding AI-2E family transporter yields the protein MNNIGKYCLGGFALAIVGFLCWYFSSIIAYILIAVIISFLGRPVMNCLERLEIKGYHIPEGLRAAIALICIWVVFILFFYTVIPLVSQEFQSLSDISITNIVNKLEDPLADLEQGLKRFGILESDQDVKEYIVTNLKSVVDVTQIQNMFGSLAGTISSIFIALFSVTFMAFFFLKDSKLFYRMLLTIVPTRYGEGVGNALDSIQRLLMRYFIGITFEVLIVMGLNILGLTIVGLPFNNAVLIGLITGITNVIPYIGPLIGAAFGLSVGIATNVDVDFYTVVFPLLIYMSIVFIITQLIDNVVLQPLIYGNSVHAHPMEIFLVILIAGNLAGIPGMILAIPGYTVLRVILREFFNKYKLVKSLTKGLEDEK
- the ahpF gene encoding alkyl hydroperoxide reductase subunit F — translated: MLDTSLKDQLKNIFAVLEARYTLDIAVAPQHESWQELTEMLADVAECSDKISCQIKEGKELEFSLLKNGEPTGIKFRGVPNGHEFTSLLLAIMNADGKGKNFPDKTICNRVKALKGPIHLTTYVSLTCTNCPDVVQALNAMVTLNPQIHHEMVDGAIYQDEVEKLKIQGVPSVFADGKLLHVGRGEFGELLNKLETQYGIEENTLEVKEKSYDVIVLGGGPAGSAAAIYSARKGLNVAVIAERIGGQVKETVGIENLISVPETTGNQLADNLRTHLQCYPIDLLEHRQIEKIALEDKQKILSTATGEKFSAPAVIVATGASWRKLNVSGEAEYIGRGVAFCPHCDGPFYKGKHVAVVGGGNSGIEAAIDLAGICSKVTVLEFLDNLKADQVLQEKLKSLPNVEVFVNSQTLEVIGNGDKVTGIRVKDRTSEEVRTIELDGIFVQIGLMPNSGVFRDVVDTNRMGEIAIDTHCRTNIPGIYAAGDVSTVPYKQIIIAMGEGAKAALSAFEDRMRGVI
- the lon gene encoding endopeptidase La yields the protein MNKIDLKDILQENLADDNQDYLSILGDEKEMLNDHTDIPDTLPILPLRNTVLFPGVIIPINIGREKSLKLIRYVYKSSVPFGVIAQRDTNTENPKLEDLYTIGTVATVLKILEMPDGTTTAIIQGKKRFELDDILYDEPYHVGKITVKQEDTIKEDDQEYNAIGEALKEMALKIVKYSSNIPNEAGFALKNIESMLFLINFISSNTDIDYRNKQELLEIDILKERATKLLELLGKQVKILELKEDIQKKVKVDLDKQQREYLLHQQMKTIQNELGANPVDEDLQELEEAAQKKKWGKNVQEIFEKELQKLKRQNPSTPDYSVQFNYVKELTELPWEHYSEDNFDLKKASEILDADHYGLDKVKERILEYLAVLKLKGDMKSPILCLYGPPGVGKTSLGKSVARALNREFVRMSLGGLHDESEIRGHRRTYIGAMPGRIIQSIKKAGTSNPVFILDEIDKVGQDFRGDPQSALLEVLDPEQNTTFHDNYLDVDYDLSKVMFIATANDISTIAPPLRDRMEMIEVSGYLMEEKIEIAKRHLIPKQLVNHGLKAEQIEFTDDILNFIIDKYTRESGVRGLDKTLAKIMRQVAKKVAMDPSFTIKPTKATVEEYLGTPIFTREEYQGNELPGVVTGLAWTAVGGEILYVESSISKGKGVLTMTGSLGDVMKESATLALEYIKSHAEELGIQPSAVEEHNVHIHVPAGAVPKDGPSAGITMVTSLASSLTGRKVKKALAMTGEITLRGKVLPVGGIREKILAAKRAGIKEIILCRENKKDIDEIKKEYVKGIKFHFVDHIREVLDIALI
- a CDS encoding DUF4492 domain-containing protein — encoded protein: MLRKAWDLYYDGFRNMPRWGRTLWLIIIIKLCIMFLVFKLWLMPNYLNSHYDSAEEKSNHVFEELTTKP
- the ahpC gene encoding alkyl hydroperoxide reductase subunit C; its protein translation is MEPIINSQLPKFKVQAFHNGEFKTISSEDVKGKWAIFFFYPADFTFVCPTELVDVAEKYEQFKAMGVEVYSVSTDSHFVHKAWHDASESIRKIKYPMLADPTGVLSRAFGVMIEEDGMAYRGTFVVNPEGKIKIAEIHDNNIGRNADELLRKVEAAQFVAEHPNEVCPAKWKKGANTLKPSIDLVGKI
- a CDS encoding GlmU family protein produces the protein MKIILFDDKSWGTLRPLTFTRPISELRVGILTIREKWEKRFGDKVAYLTKDYLQEKFPLSVEDDNLLINSSVCPNDELMQKIRFLQAGEMLLQGDCLIAVRMGIQDVATFDPMAIPDFTRKEYTGEFTRVVYPYHLFSLNAQELEVDFRLITEGRESALLNSCVQVYGKYPVFVEEGAVVRCAVINTEGGPVYIGKDAEIMEGVLVRGPLAMCEHSVLTMGAKVYGATTLGPYCKCGGEVNNVVMIGYSNKAHDGFLGNSVLGEWCNIGAGTNNSNLKNTYVEVKLWDYETKHFRRTGLQFCGLIMGDHAKLGISTMINTGTVIGVGTNIFGSDFPRNFVPSFSWGGASGFTEHKMNQFVSTAEAVMKRRNKTFDDVDRRIIEHVFADPER